From Aliarcobacter butzleri, the proteins below share one genomic window:
- a CDS encoding c-type cytochrome, with product MKKAILSSILLLGTTSILADTTMCFKENHSSMSTIENIPLNGGACAGKFSVNDMKKQGWAVDDIKISQTPTGMNFIYILKTPTAQQFGTTQFVGNQAQMEANILAKLEQKKQAEEKAKIEKEVQEAKVDAQNIYVNQCQTCHGAKGEVVKAGVALNSLSVEDMQSSLKDYELGRNGKESSLNAAIHTSNLNSKTIKGIYAYLKDLNNPSKK from the coding sequence TTGAAAAAAGCTATTCTTTCTTCTATTTTACTATTAGGAACAACTTCTATTTTAGCTGATACAACTATGTGCTTTAAAGAAAACCATTCTTCTATGAGTACTATTGAAAATATTCCACTTAATGGTGGTGCATGTGCAGGAAAATTCTCTGTAAATGATATGAAAAAACAAGGTTGGGCAGTTGATGATATTAAAATTTCTCAAACACCAACAGGTATGAATTTTATCTATATTCTAAAAACTCCAACAGCTCAACAGTTTGGAACAACTCAATTTGTAGGAAATCAAGCTCAAATGGAAGCAAATATCCTTGCAAAATTAGAGCAAAAAAAACAAGCTGAAGAAAAAGCAAAAATTGAAAAAGAGGTTCAAGAAGCAAAAGTAGATGCTCAAAATATCTATGTTAACCAATGCCAAACTTGCCATGGTGCAAAAGGTGAAGTTGTAAAAGCTGGTGTAGCTTTAAATTCTTTATCAGTTGAAGATATGCAAAGTTCTTTAAAAGATTATGAATTAGGTAGAAATGGTAAAGAAAGTTCTTTAAATGCAGCAATACATACAAGTAATTTAAATAGTAAAACAATTAAAGGTATTTACGCTTATTTAAAAGATTTAAATAATCCTTCTAAAAAATGA
- the prfB gene encoding peptide chain release factor 2, with amino-acid sequence MDAYEYSELLKLLNTKLNNIKGILKPDILNKRLEEIKNEEASQDFWNDVENATKIGIEKNRILGKLNKFNKAFDSLTGTNELYEMATAEKDDETLEMLYEEASDLENLIKSTEISVMLSNPDDSSNAIVSIHPGAGGTESQDWASILYRMYLRWAERNDFKVELLDYQAGDEAGIKDVSFIIKGENAYGYMKAENGIHRLVRISPFDSNAKRHTSFSSVMVSPEIDDNINIVIEDKDIRIDTYRASGAGGQHVNKTESAIRITHIPTGIVVQCQNDRSQHKNKDSAFKMLKSRLYEYELEKQRASKDGIEKSDNGWGHQIRSYVLQPYQQVKDSRSNIGYSNVDAILDGDITKMIEDVLIATNTN; translated from the coding sequence ATGGACGCATACGAATATTCGGAACTATTAAAACTTCTAAATACAAAACTAAATAATATAAAAGGTATTCTAAAGCCTGATATTTTAAATAAAAGATTAGAAGAGATAAAAAATGAAGAAGCATCTCAAGATTTTTGGAATGATGTTGAAAATGCTACAAAAATAGGTATCGAAAAAAATAGAATTTTAGGAAAACTAAATAAATTTAATAAAGCATTTGATTCATTAACTGGAACAAATGAACTTTATGAAATGGCAACAGCAGAGAAAGATGATGAAACTTTAGAGATGCTTTACGAAGAAGCTAGTGATTTAGAAAATTTAATCAAATCAACTGAAATATCTGTAATGCTTTCAAATCCAGATGATAGTTCAAATGCAATAGTTTCTATTCATCCAGGAGCTGGAGGAACAGAATCACAAGATTGGGCAAGTATCCTTTATAGAATGTATTTAAGATGGGCAGAGAGAAATGATTTTAAAGTTGAACTTCTTGATTATCAAGCAGGAGATGAAGCAGGAATAAAAGATGTATCTTTTATCATTAAAGGTGAAAATGCTTATGGATATATGAAAGCAGAAAATGGTATTCATCGGTTGGTGAGAATCTCTCCATTTGATTCAAATGCAAAAAGACATACATCTTTTTCATCAGTAATGGTGAGTCCAGAAATTGATGATAATATTAATATTGTAATTGAAGATAAAGATATTAGAATCGATACATATAGAGCAAGCGGAGCTGGTGGTCAGCACGTAAATAAAACAGAATCAGCTATTAGAATTACACATATTCCAACAGGAATTGTTGTTCAATGTCAAAATGATAGAAGTCAACATAAAAATAAAGACAGTGCTTTTAAAATGCTAAAATCAAGACTTTATGAATATGAACTTGAAAAACAACGAGCAAGTAAAGATGGTATAGAAAAAAGTGATAATGGTTGGGGTCATCAAATCAGATCTTATGTTTTACAACCATACCAACAAGTAAAAGATAGTAGAAGTAATATTGGATATTCAAATGTTGATGCAATACTTGATGGAGATATTACTAAAATGATAGAAGATGTTTTAATAGCAACAAATACAAACTAA
- a CDS encoding VOC family protein — translation MINILNLDHLVLTVKDIEETVKFYEKLGMKKEIFGKNRVALKYSNQKINLHKLGSEFEPKAKNVKEGSADLCFIVEQNLEDIVLYLQKEEIKIEEGIVERTGANGKIKSIYLRDPDLNLIELSNYI, via the coding sequence ATGATAAATATTTTAAATCTGGATCATTTAGTGTTGACTGTAAAAGATATAGAAGAAACAGTTAAATTTTATGAAAAATTAGGAATGAAAAAAGAGATTTTTGGTAAAAATAGAGTTGCACTTAAATATTCAAATCAAAAGATAAATCTTCATAAATTAGGTAGTGAATTTGAACCAAAAGCAAAAAATGTGAAAGAAGGAAGTGCTGATTTATGTTTTATTGTAGAACAAAATTTAGAAGATATTGTTTTATATTTGCAAAAAGAAGAAATTAAAATTGAAGAAGGAATTGTTGAAAGAACAGGGGCAAATGGAAAGATAAAATCTATCTATTTAAGAGACCCTGATTTGAATTTAATAGAGTTATCAAACTATATTTAG
- a CDS encoding PD-(D/E)XK nuclease family protein, which yields MLFKKKLLVFPTSRAIRDYISKQKSNNTLLPFILTIDEFLKKSISLSNLKYCEEEHRVLFLNEAIKNIDIKKLGISDNFTKFLKQSDYIYRFFLELASEKVEIEEIQNVDTYDFYLEHLEILKAIKKKYIEILENNSYVDKINLDKHYEINKNFLDKFQDIELHFEGYFTKVEFEIVEKISQKIDTKIIFYSNSYNQKSLEVFKNININLKIDYKYKIDLTNKIIIDEEEIKSLLESYEIKGFSSRLNQIAYIKSCIEKSVLNGVNPKDIALVLPDESFVSSIELFDDERYFNYAMGKSIKNKELYQISNAIYLYLSEDEEKNISNMSYLKIDKEFIDKNIKPFWNKVTNKELFVSITDFIKQKEKNIELIEKYDELLYKLNITLFSNENKILLKDVYKIFLQKLSSITLDDINSGTITVLGLLETRAVSFDTVIICDFNESYIPKISVKDKFLSTRLKQLANLPTQFDRESLQKYYYKRLISSSKNVFISYVNSETNQISRFANELFEKNIVTDTNDSFYKHILYDNHKISYFDEDIISKIDLTKFIWSATSFKNFLECKRRFYLQYILKINEHTISLKPKGYELGDIIHSILEDYYSKDNKNSIEELFLKYKSSNPFLTLDLEVWKKKLLNFYEFDKQRLKNRKIIMIEKEFNCSFNNINIKGIIDRVDKFEDNYEVIDYKTSSTLNVDTLKTYEKSVDFQLEFYYIALQQLFKTPNIKAFYYDLNEYLLKEEVAIQEKLELLSSKFDELKELSKNEINFLKCEDKSNCLYCAYKVVCNRE from the coding sequence ATGCTATTTAAAAAAAAGCTTTTAGTTTTTCCCACTTCAAGAGCAATCAGAGATTATATCTCTAAACAAAAGAGTAATAATACTCTTTTGCCTTTCATCTTAACTATTGATGAATTTTTAAAAAAATCTATATCTTTATCAAACCTAAAATATTGTGAAGAAGAACATAGAGTTCTTTTTCTAAATGAAGCAATAAAAAATATTGATATAAAAAAGCTAGGAATTTCAGATAATTTTACAAAGTTTTTAAAACAAAGTGATTATATATATAGATTTTTTTTGGAATTAGCAAGTGAAAAAGTTGAAATTGAAGAGATACAAAATGTTGATACTTATGATTTTTATTTAGAACATTTGGAAATCTTAAAAGCTATTAAAAAAAAGTATATAGAAATTTTAGAAAATAACTCTTATGTTGATAAAATAAATTTAGATAAACATTATGAAATAAATAAAAACTTTTTAGATAAATTTCAAGATATTGAGTTACATTTTGAAGGATATTTTACAAAAGTAGAGTTCGAAATTGTAGAAAAAATATCCCAAAAAATAGATACAAAAATTATATTTTATTCAAATTCTTACAATCAAAAATCATTAGAAGTTTTTAAAAATATTAATATTAATCTAAAAATTGATTACAAATATAAAATAGATTTAACAAATAAAATTATTATAGATGAAGAAGAGATAAAAAGCTTATTAGAAAGTTATGAAATAAAAGGGTTTTCTTCAAGATTAAATCAAATAGCATATATAAAATCTTGTATAGAAAAATCTGTTTTAAATGGAGTAAATCCTAAAGATATTGCTTTAGTTTTACCTGATGAGAGTTTTGTAAGTAGCATTGAATTATTTGATGATGAAAGGTATTTCAATTATGCTATGGGAAAAAGCATAAAAAATAAAGAACTTTACCAAATATCAAATGCAATCTATTTATATCTTAGTGAAGATGAAGAAAAAAATATTTCAAATATGAGTTATTTGAAAATTGATAAAGAGTTTATTGATAAAAATATAAAACCTTTTTGGAATAAAGTTACAAATAAAGAGTTATTTGTAAGTATTACAGATTTTATAAAACAAAAAGAAAAAAATATAGAACTAATTGAAAAATATGACGAATTACTTTATAAGTTAAATATTACACTCTTTTCAAATGAGAACAAAATTTTATTAAAAGATGTATATAAAATATTTTTGCAGAAACTATCCTCAATTACTTTAGATGATATAAACTCTGGAACAATTACAGTTTTAGGCTTGCTTGAAACAAGAGCCGTTTCTTTTGATACTGTAATAATCTGTGATTTTAATGAATCTTATATTCCAAAAATATCAGTAAAAGATAAATTTTTATCTACAAGATTAAAACAATTAGCTAATCTTCCAACTCAATTTGATAGAGAATCTTTACAAAAGTATTATTACAAACGATTGATAAGTTCTTCAAAAAATGTTTTTATATCTTATGTAAACTCTGAAACAAATCAAATTTCAAGATTTGCTAATGAACTATTTGAAAAGAACATTGTAACTGATACAAATGATAGTTTTTATAAACATATTTTATATGATAACCACAAAATATCATATTTTGATGAAGATATAATTTCAAAAATAGATCTAACAAAATTTATTTGGTCTGCAACCTCATTTAAAAACTTTTTAGAGTGTAAGAGAAGATTTTATTTACAATATATTTTAAAAATAAACGAACATACAATTTCTTTAAAACCAAAAGGTTACGAGCTAGGAGATATTATTCACTCTATTTTAGAAGATTATTATTCTAAAGATAATAAAAACTCAATAGAAGAATTATTTTTAAAGTATAAAAGTTCAAATCCTTTTTTAACTTTGGATTTAGAAGTGTGGAAGAAGAAGCTTCTAAATTTTTATGAATTTGATAAACAAAGATTAAAAAATAGAAAAATTATTATGATAGAAAAAGAGTTTAACTGCTCTTTTAATAATATAAACATAAAAGGAATAATAGATAGAGTTGATAAGTTTGAAGATAATTATGAAGTAATTGATTATAAAACTTCTTCAACGTTAAACGTTGATACTTTAAAAACTTATGAAAAAAGTGTTGATTTTCAATTAGAATTTTATTATATTGCCTTACAACAATTATTTAAAACTCCAAATATAAAAGCTTTTTATTATGATTTAAATGAGTATCTTTTAAAAGAAGAAGTAGCAATACAAGAAAAACTTGAATTATTATCATCAAAGTTTGATGAACTCAAAGAGTTATCTAAGAATGAGATAAATTTTTTAAAGTGCGAGGATAAATCAAACTGTTTATATTGTGCATATAAAGTTGTTTGCAATAGGGAGTAA